In the Staphylococcus equorum genome, ACGTTATTGGTTCTGAACCTAAAGATTATGATCTTTTGATAATGATTGGTGGTAATTCTTGGGATAACAGTAGTGATGACCTTTTAAGATTTGTCCAAGAAACTTTTAATAAAGGGATTCCAGTAGGCGCTATATGTGGTGCTGTTGATTACCTAGCAAAAAATGGATTTTTGAATAATTATAAACACACTGGAAATTCTATTTGTTTATGGAGTGATTATGATTGTTATACATCGGCGAATAAATTTATAGAAAAGCAAGCAGTGAAAGATGGGAAAACAGTTACTGCAAATGGTACAGCTCCACTTGAATTTACTGAATTAGTTTTAAAACTAATTGAATTTGACGCTCCTGAAAATATTGAAAAAACGATGTTTATAAACAGGCATGGTTTTTATAATTATTGTGAGAAATATGGGAATCCATTTTTATAAAGAAATTAAGAATTTTAGCACTAAGTAATTATAGCAACCATCATTTTGGTTGCTTATATATTATTGTTTTAAACTCCCTTTAATATTTTTGATTAGTGTCATATTTGCATACACTTATTTTGATTTCAGTGACATAAATAACTTAATAAAATAGAACTTAAAGGTACAAACTAACTTATGTTTATGAACCATTAAAGTGTAGGGGAATCTTTTGGGATTCCTAGACAACAGGATAAGGGTGAACAATGCCATTTACATGGCACCTAGCATAGCTAGGGTTTTGAATACTTAATTTTAAGTTCCATAAATACTACTATGACAACACTTATAGTAAATTAAGGACAAAAATAAATCGAAAAAGTAAAGTGTCATTAACTGGCATTATGAAACTGTTCACGATTTTCTATAAAAGCTGTTGTAAAGGTATTTATAGGGGATGGGAATCTTTAGAATCCCGGAGGAATCCCAAAAGATTCCTTTTTATAGCAATTTTTTGTATCTTTTCAATCTTGATATTTTTTATTAACGTTAATTTTAAATAACTTAATTCGAAATTTTCAAATCTAAAAACGAGATTTGTAATTAAATATTAAATTATAATTATGATTTTCAAACTTTTTATATTAGCAATTTGTATTATTAGTTTGGAGTTTTAATTAACATAGTTCAACTTATCGGAAGTATATATGCTTACATGTTTACAGATGATATAATTATAGAGTCGCCTATCTCTCAGGCGTCAAGTTGACGTAGAGAGGAGGTGTAATTATGCTTGATAACTTTGTTCACATCACGACCACGGCAGCGAGTGGTTGTATCGTAGCGTTATTTGCGCATTGGCTACGCAATCGCAACGATAAGAAAAAATAGGCGACCTTTAGCCAACACCTAAAAAATCCCCTCACTACTTCCGATAGTGAGGGGATTGGTGTATTATGCTTAATAACTTTGTTAAGTGCATTATAACATCATAATTGGTAGGAATGCAAAGTGATTAAATTAGCAGAAGAGTATACTATATTAAAAAAATCCAAAATTGGAGGTAGGTAAGCTGTGAGTACATATGAAGAAGAAAGAATAACAATAGGTGTTAAATTATAGTGACCAGCAATATGCGATTATAAAAAGTGTATTAGGTGAAAATGCTTATAATAGGCTCATTGAAGATATAGAAGGAGTAGTCAAAGATAAAACAAATAGCATTTCTATAAAAATTCCGGATGGCGGCGATTTCTTATTTATAAATACTGATTCTATAGCTTTTATAAATATTGATAAACAATAATTTAAAATAAAAAAGTTAACGATAACGGTCATTATGTAAATTAAGAAGGGAAATTAAAATGAAGAATAATTTTAGTAAACATATCATACTAGATAAATTAAATTTTAATAGAATGCATAAAAATATAGAAGATATAAATTCTATATTTAGCAAGAAAATATCCGAAGCAATAAAAGATATAAATTCTAAATACAGTAAGAAAATATCTGAATCAATAGAAGTTTTAGCTAAAAGTATACCTAACTTAGATGAATTTAAAGATGCTTTAGATAGTTTTATTGATAATACAACTACAGTAAATTCAATTTTTATTAACTATGATTATCCGCCAATAGATTATGTAGATATAAATGAAGTTATTAATTATGTTGAAATGAATTCAAATCATCAGGAGGTAACTAAAGAAAATATTAATTTGATAATGACAAGGTATTTTGATGAAATTCATTTTAATCATTTAAAAAGCCAAGTAACCACTTACAAACTACCTCAAGAAGATATTACTATATTAAAAGAGATTTTAGATGGATATAAGCATGAATATTATTATCTTATAATACCTGCATTATTAGCAAGATTAGAAGGTATGATATTCAATTCAGTGAATTATAAAGGAAGAACTAATTATCGACTCTTTAATATTGTAATTGAGGAAACGATAAACAAGTACAAATCTAAGCATGATTATTATGTTGATGCTGATTACGTCAAAATCAAAGAATATTATAAATTTAAATTAAAACGAAATTTTGAATTTGGTGAAAAAAGGATGAATGAAATTAATAGACATTCTATTATGCATGGTTATGATAATCAGTATGGAACAAAACAAAATGCAGTAATATTATTGCTACATTTCGAGTATCTTTATCATTGTTTAGCAGAATTAAATGAAAATGATAAACAAGATATTCGTAATAAAATGTTGAAATAGTAAACTAATTCAATATTTTACATGATTAGGGTACACTCTAATCATATAATAATTTAGAAACACTATATTAAAAGGTTAGTTTACTTGAAAGTAATTTTTAAAAGGCATACTATTAAATTAACTAAAACAAGGAGGTTTTATCAATGAAAGCAGCAGTTTGGTATGGTCAAAAGGATGTACGAGTTGAAGATCGAAAATCTAAAGAGTTACAAGATAATGAGGTTAAAGTTAAAGTGTCTTGGGCTGGCATTTGTGGTACAGATCTACATGAATACTTAGAAGGCCCTATATTTATTTCAACAGACAAACCAGACCCGTTCCTTGGCCAAAAAGCGCCCGTTACATTAGGCCACGAATTTGCAGGCGTAGTAGATGATATTGGTTCTAAGGTTACAAAATTTAACAAAGGCGATCGTGTTGTTATTAATCCTACAGTTTCAAATCGTGAAAAAGAAGAAAATATTGACCTTTATGATGGTTATTCATTTATAGGCTTAGGTTCTGATGGTGGATTTGCAGAATTTACAAACGCCCCAGAAGAGAATGTTTATAAATTACCAGATAATGTTTCTGATAAAGAAGGCGCCCTTGTAGAACCGACGGCTGTTGCAGTTCAAGCAATTAAAGAAGGCGAAGTTCTATTTGGCGATACTGTTGCTATTTTTGGAGCAGGGCCAATCGGTTTATTAACAACTATAGCAGCCAAAGCAGCTGGTGCTAGCAAAATATTTGTTTTCGATTTATCGGAAGAGCGACTTAATAAAGCTAAATCAGTAGGTGCTACTCATACGATAAATTCTGGTGAATCAAACCCAAGTGATATTATTAGTAAATACACTGATAATGGCGTTGATGTAGCATTTGAGGTAGCTGGTGTAGCGCCAACACTTAAATCTGCTATAGACGTTACTAAAGCAAGAGGTACTGTCGTTATAGTGTCTATATTTGGTCATCCTATTGAATGGAATCCAATGCAATTAACAAATACAGGTGTAAAGCTCACTTCGACAATTGCTTATACACCTACTACATTTCAACAAACAATAGATTTAATTAACGAAGGTAATTTAAAAGTTAAAGATGTCGTTACTGATGAGATAGAGTTAGATGATATTGTGGAGTCAGGATTTAAACAACTTGTAAACGATAAATCACAAGCAAAAATTCTCGTTAAGTTATAAAAGCTAATAAAAGAGCCAATCTAAATCAGAGTGGCTCTTTTATTAGCTAAAATATAGTTTTATTTAGTCAAGTGATTTTTAAATTTTTATAATTTGTTAATCTAAGCATTCTTAATGAACTTATTATTTAATAATTGTATTATTAAATACAAAACCAGGTTCAGCACCTAAAATGATAAGAAATATTTGTGAGTAGTCCACATTTTGGAATTTTAACATCATATCTTTAAAAAACACAAAATCACTATCTTTTTTAACTTTTGCTACTTCTTGTTCATATAATTTTAAAACAGATTCTCTTATTAAAATTGGTCTCTCATTTTGAATATTTTCACGGTTATCTGAAAACATAAGTGCTCCTAAATATTTATAATGGATACTTAATTGTCTTGTCAAACTAGCTATATATTCTAACTTTTCATACATACTAGGAAATTCGTTTCTTAGTTTTTTCAAATCTAACTTAATTTGGTTTAATTCTTCCATTTCATTAATCATTTTATCACTACTCCAATTCCCATGGCTTATTGATATCAAGAGAGTCAATTATATTTTTAGTTTGTGATCTTTTAATTTTTCGCATTTTAGCTCTTGCTTCGCCATCCATAAATAATAATTTTTCTTCTTTGGACTGAGGAGAGATTTTGGGTATTTTAATTGGTTTTTTCTTTTCATCCAAAGCTACAAAAGTAAGAAAAGCTACAGCAGCAATTTTTCTTTCTGCAGTAATCATATCTTCTGAAATGACTTTACAAAATATTTCCATAGATTTTTCTCCTGTATAAACTACATAAGATTCTATACAAACTGAATCAGATTGGGTGATTGGATATAAAAATTCTACTGAATCTGTAGAAGCTGTAACACATTCTTTAACTCTTGCATGTCTTCTAGCTGATAGTGTGGCGTTATTATCAATTTTTTTCATTAACACCCCCCCAAATAGTGTATTATAATTGTTTAAATCATTAATTAATACTTGGTCCGTACTGACAATTTTACTATCACTAGGAAATTTATAATTTTCCATAAAAAACTCCCGTTTCTATAATGTTTTACGTTCTAATTATAGAGCGAGAGTGTATAAATATAAAATATCCTTTTTTTATATAGCTATAAATTTCTCAAATGCTTTTATATTTAATAGTTAATTAAGAATTTTTCTTGGAGAAATTTAATCCAATTTTTTGTTAAAGAATCAACTATAATATCTTTTCTCCAAATAATAGTAAGTTCCCATTTCATGGAAGGTTTATTAATATCGATGACTTGTAAATTATTATCTAATAAGTCTAGTATTCCTTCGGGTAATATACATATCCCTAGATTATTTAATAATATTTCTTCTGTGAAGCTCCATTGAGTGGTTTTAAAAATCATATTAGGATTAAAGCCATAATTTCTACATGTATTTTTGATTTTATGGTTTAAACAGAAATCAGAATTAAATAAAATAAATTCTTGTTCTTCTAAAAAAGAGAATTTATTAAAGTTTTTATTATTTCTTCACGTTACCAGTTGTTTAAACTAATTATTTTTTATTATTCTGTATACCGTTGAACGACTTACACCAGTTTGCTTAGCAATTTCTTCTCCTGTAAGTTTTTGTTCATCGTATAGAAACTTAATTTCTCTTTTCTTATGGTCAGGTAATGAAGGCCTCCCGCCTTTTCGCCCTCTTGCTCGTGCTGCTTCTAATCCTTTTTTCGTACGTTCACTTAATAAGTTAGCTTCAAGTTCAGCAAATGCACTCATCATGGTAAAGAACATTTTACCCATTGCATCTTTGGTCGATACATTCATATCAATAATATGTAAATCAATGCTGTTTTCATCGAACCATTGAGATAACTCAATTAATTGTTTCGTTGTACGTCCAAGACGATCTAGTTTATAGATAACTAGAATATCTCCTTCTCGTAAATAATCCAAACACTTATCAAGTTCCGTTCTTTTCGTTTTGCGACCACTCGCTTTCTCTCTGAAGATACGTTCACAACCATATTCCTCAAGTGTATCAATCTGTCCATCAAGACTTTGATCTTGTGTTGATACACGTGCATAACCAATTTTAGCCATTTAAATACCACCTCTTTTAATCGTTTTATGGGTACTTATTAACGAAATCTAATTCTCGATGCAAATAAGCGCGTCTCTCATCGTCTGAAAACTCATAATTTTCGAGAATTATGATACATTGATTATAACACAAGTTTATAGACTTAAATATCCAAGAAAAACCTCTTATGTTACTTTACTTGATATATGAGAATGATTTTACCTAGTAAATGAGAAAAGCAATGTCCTATATTAAAGTACATTGCTTTTTCTATTAACGAATACCTATGACTAAACTATCTCTAGCTGTTTCTACAACTTCTGTACTGATTTTATCTAAGCCATTTATATCCATAATTCTATCTATCTGCGCAAATAAACGATGAATCAGCCTAAAATTCCCTTTTGTAATTTTAATAATCGTCGTTATTGCCTCATAATCAGTAAAATCTTCGAGTTTTAGATCAAATCCTAAATCTTGCCACTTATATTCTAATATATGATGCGTCTCGTCTTTACTTAGATTATCAAATTCATGTGCAAAACCTATACGCGAATATAGTTGAGGATAACGAGATAGTTTTTTCTCTATACCTGGCATACCAATAAATATCATTGCTAAATTATGTTCATCATAAATAGCTCTTAATTGCTCTAAATGTTGCACTTTAAGGCGATCAATCTCATCTACTATAATTAAATCAATATATTTAAACATATCACTATAATGTTTACTATGATCATGACCATACTTATTTACGATGTGTAATTTTTGACCCAAATCAATACTTGCACTAATACTATATAGATCATTACTTAATCTTGTTTGTTTTTCAGCCGGTGCAGTATAAAATATCTTATTCACCGATAATATATCATCAGTCGTTTTACTAGCTAGATCTTCCCACCCTCTATGATTAACTTGCTTTTCAATAGTATTCCAATTTGTGTAATACCTAGAAGATAAAGTTTTTCCGACACCAGGTTGACCATAGCAGATCCCAATATATTGATATTTGATACAAGCATCGCAAAATTCAGCAAATCGTTTATACTCTTTCGTTTCAATGAAATTCTGATTTTTAGTCATTACGATACCTCTTTAATTTTTTGACGTTTTTGGTCGTTTCTTGAGGTGAGTAACCATAACTTTTTTCTTCCTTAATTAAATCAGTGGTGCTTGGACTAGCAATGTTTTGTTTTAAGTGTTTTCTTCTCTGACTACGTGCGTGTTGTATCTCTTTTATATCAATTGAATAATCAGCTAAATCAGGGGATATTGCTGTACAAAGAAATTCATCTCTATAAAAAACGCGTATTTCAGCCATATCATTGGGATTGTAACGAATTAATACATACTCACCTACATAAGCAGTTAGGTTTGTATTACTGTATCTAAAGCCTTGAAAATGAATACCATCTGAATGAATTTTTCTAGATTTAGGTATTTCTAATAATAATAAATCAAGTTGTTCTAAACTGCTTGGCATATTAGGAAAAAAATGATTACTGTTCCACCGATTGATAGGAGTGCTCTGGATAGCACTGTGCTCTTTTTGATTATAATCTTCAATTAAAAAGTATCGTAATTTTTCTTCGAAATTTTGAAAATCTATTAAATCGCTAGAAGTATCATTATTGTTTATATATCCAGGAAGTTGTTCTAAGAAAGTTTGGTTAACTGTCTGAAAAAACCGTTCTATTTTCCCGCGACCACGAGGGACACCAACTTTTGAAAACATCAAGTTAATTTTCAAATCAATAGCGACTTGTTCCATGTGGTGCGAGGTAAAGTCACTCCCGTGATCTGTGTAGAATTTTTCGGGTATACCACATACTGGCCAATTGGTATTATTCTTATTCCATATTGCTTGGTGTAGTGTTAATGCTGTGTTTTGAGCATTAGGAGCATCAAAACTTATAAAGTAGCCTGCAATTGCACGACTATAGTCATCCATAATAATGGTTAGCCATGGTCTATTGATATTACCTTTTTGATCTAATATATAAATATCTAGCAAAGTATGGTCGGCTTGCCATATTTCATTGGGTCTTGAGGATTCTCTTATTTGTATTAAATCGTACTTATTTTGATAGTATTTTTCACCTTGGTGAGAGAAATCAATAACAGACTTAGGCATTGCTTTAATAATACTATAAACTTGTTTATAACTTGGTTTATAAAAATTATTCTCTATACAATAATTAGCGATTTTCCTATGAATCGTAGCAATACTATTTCTTTTATTCTTGAGTGCAAGGCGTTTAATCTCGTCTATTATGTTTTGTTTTAATTTATGCTCACCTTTATCAACTCTTGTATTATGAATTAGACCAGTAAGACCTTGTTCCTTATATAATTTATTCCACCTATAAAGTGTACTTAACGCAATACCTTTGCTTTTAGAAATGCTTGATAAAGATTGCTTGCCCAAGATAAAAGGTTTTATAATATTGTACTTTTGAGTAGCTTCTTTACGTTTGGCTTCAGAAAAATTAGTTAGATACTTCTCCTTGTTTTTCATCTTCCTTTTCCTCCAATTTATTGAGGTAACGATAAATCGTTGTACGTGAAACTTGCCACTGCTCTGCAATTGTCTTAATTGGCGTGCCATTATCATAAAGTGTCTTAAGTAAGTTTAAATCTTTTTGATTTAATTTTTCGGGTCTACCTCCATAGCGTCCTCTAGCACGTGCTGCAATTCGGCCAGCTGAAGAACGTTCTAAAATTAAATTTCGTTCAAATTCTGCAAACGCTGCGAATAAATGAAATAATAATTGTCCTGTAGAACTTGATTTATCCATCGTTATATTTTCTTCTAAACTATGGAAACTTACACCTCGTTCGTTAAGCTCATTAACTAATGTGATTAAATCCTCCATATTACGTCCTAGTCTGTCGAGTCTCCAAACAACAATCGTATCTCCTGATCTCGCAAATTCAATTGCTTTATCTAATCCAGGTCTTTTACTTTTTGAACCACTAATATGGTCGCTAAATATCTTTTCACAACCATATGCGTTTAATCGGTCCTCCTGTAAATTCAGATTTTGTAATCCAGTTGAAACTCTTGCATAACCTATTTTCAAAATACAAACCTCCTATATACATATACAGTGTACCATAACTTAATTTCAAGGTCTTTTGTGAACATAGATTTTTTGTTGGGTTTTTGAACACGAAAATATATGTATTACTCACTTATTTCGGCATAAAAAGAGAGTGTACAGAAAATGGTTATTTTCTGTACACTCTCATCTTTAATAATATATTTTAAATGTTATTAACAAAACTAATTTAATAAGAGTCAAGCATAGTTTACATATGTATTATGTTTGAAACATATCTCTAATTACTTTTTACTAATATCATTTAAAATGTCTCGCAATTCTTCAATTTCTTTGTTATTTAATTCTTCATTTTTCGCAAAATTCAGCACTAAACTTTTCATGTCCCCTCCATACAGTTTATTAAGAAAGGTTTTAGCAGTTTTCATTTTAATATCGTCTTCTTTAATATTTGATGAGTAAAAATAAATATTCTCTGATTTGTATCGTTTTATAATCTCTTTTTTATATAGTCTTGTGATTAATGTTCTAATCGTTTTATCGCTAACTTCTTTATATTTTTGAATTTCAACTACAATTTCATTAGCTGATACTGATTTTTTACCCCATATTATATTCATAACATCCCATTCAGCCATAGATATTTCAACTTGCTTATTGGCCATTTAAAACACCCATTTCTTTTAATATTTTTTCACTGATTAATTCAGCATTTTTCCCAGATGGCTTTCCATCTGATAAATGTGTAGCAAAATAATACTTATCATGATTTGTAATTACGTAACCTACAAACCACCCATTATTATACTTCCCGTTTACTATACCTGTACCTGTTTTCCCATACAGTTCATACTTTTCATTTTTCTTAATCAATAATGAAGAAGATAATTGATTCTTTGCTTTTTTACTAAAATGGTTATTTTGTTCCATCATATTTTTAAAAACTATTACTTGTTCAAGATTAGATATTTTCAAACTATCTTCCATCCAATAGCTTTTATAACTTCCCAAATTTTTATTACCATAATTTAATTGCTTGAGTTGAGTCGCAGTATAGTTCTTTGGTATTTGATCGCTAATACGTTCGAAGTACCAATTAACTGAATTTTGCATTGCTGTATTTAAATCTTGTTCCTTATTCCAAGCATCAAAAGGGTAATGCTTATGATTCCATGACATACGTGAATTTTCATCATTTATAATATGTCGGTCAAGTCCAAACATAGCTAAATAAATTTTATAAGTTGAATTAGGAGAATACCTTTTTCTACTTTCTTTTTCGTTATAAATATAGTATTTGTCTTTCTTCATGCTGTACATGACGAAAGATCCACTATTTGAACCAAAAATTTTACTTTTATCTAAAATTTGGTAATCGTTGTGTAAGGGCTTTTTATAATTATAATCAGTTATGGATTGCCCCATCAAAAACTGGCTTTGAATTACCATGAGCAAAAAAGTAAAAATACAAATAAAAATTAGAATTAATTTGGACTGTTTTTTCAGATTGGCTTCTTTTATATTAATTAATCTTCTTTTGAGTAATGACTTTTTACCA is a window encoding:
- a CDS encoding AAA family ATPase encodes the protein MTKNQNFIETKEYKRFAEFCDACIKYQYIGICYGQPGVGKTLSSRYYTNWNTIEKQVNHRGWEDLASKTTDDILSVNKIFYTAPAEKQTRLSNDLYSISASIDLGQKLHIVNKYGHDHSKHYSDMFKYIDLIIVDEIDRLKVQHLEQLRAIYDEHNLAMIFIGMPGIEKKLSRYPQLYSRIGFAHEFDNLSKDETHHILEYKWQDLGFDLKLEDFTDYEAITTIIKITKGNFRLIHRLFAQIDRIMDINGLDKISTEVVETARDSLVIGIR
- a CDS encoding type 1 glutamine amidotransferase family protein — protein: MKNALFLLLDEFADWEGSYLSSTLNQSESWSVKTISVEEKVVSLGGFSVLVDYVIGSEPKDYDLLIMIGGNSWDNSSDDLLRFVQETFNKGIPVGAICGAVDYLAKNGFLNNYKHTGNSICLWSDYDCYTSANKFIEKQAVKDGKTVTANGTAPLEFTELVLKLIEFDAPENIEKTMFINRHGFYNYCEKYGNPFL
- a CDS encoding recombinase family protein, producing the protein MAKIGYARVSTQDQSLDGQIDTLEEYGCERIFREKASGRKTKRTELDKCLDYLREGDILVIYKLDRLGRTTKQLIELSQWFDENSIDLHIIDMNVSTKDAMGKMFFTMMSAFAELEANLLSERTKKGLEAARARGRKGGRPSLPDHKKREIKFLYDEQKLTGEEIAKQTGVSRSTVYRIIKNN
- a CDS encoding recombinase family protein produces the protein MKIGYARVSTGLQNLNLQEDRLNAYGCEKIFSDHISGSKSKRPGLDKAIEFARSGDTIVVWRLDRLGRNMEDLITLVNELNERGVSFHSLEENITMDKSSSTGQLLFHLFAAFAEFERNLILERSSAGRIAARARGRYGGRPEKLNQKDLNLLKTLYDNGTPIKTIAEQWQVSRTTIYRYLNKLEEKEDEKQGEVSN
- a CDS encoding 2,3-butanediol dehydrogenase, with product MKAAVWYGQKDVRVEDRKSKELQDNEVKVKVSWAGICGTDLHEYLEGPIFISTDKPDPFLGQKAPVTLGHEFAGVVDDIGSKVTKFNKGDRVVINPTVSNREKEENIDLYDGYSFIGLGSDGGFAEFTNAPEENVYKLPDNVSDKEGALVEPTAVAVQAIKEGEVLFGDTVAIFGAGPIGLLTTIAAKAAGASKIFVFDLSEERLNKAKSVGATHTINSGESNPSDIISKYTDNGVDVAFEVAGVAPTLKSAIDVTKARGTVVIVSIFGHPIEWNPMQLTNTGVKLTSTIAYTPTTFQQTIDLINEGNLKVKDVVTDEIELDDIVESGFKQLVNDKSQAKILVKL
- a CDS encoding acyl-CoA thioesterase, which gives rise to MENYKFPSDSKIVSTDQVLINDLNNYNTLFGGVLMKKIDNNATLSARRHARVKECVTASTDSVEFLYPITQSDSVCIESYVVYTGEKSMEIFCKVISEDMITAERKIAAVAFLTFVALDEKKKPIKIPKISPQSKEEKLLFMDGEARAKMRKIKRSQTKNIIDSLDINKPWELE
- a CDS encoding Mu transposase C-terminal domain-containing protein, producing MKNKEKYLTNFSEAKRKEATQKYNIIKPFILGKQSLSSISKSKGIALSTLYRWNKLYKEQGLTGLIHNTRVDKGEHKLKQNIIDEIKRLALKNKRNSIATIHRKIANYCIENNFYKPSYKQVYSIIKAMPKSVIDFSHQGEKYYQNKYDLIQIRESSRPNEIWQADHTLLDIYILDQKGNINRPWLTIIMDDYSRAIAGYFISFDAPNAQNTALTLHQAIWNKNNTNWPVCGIPEKFYTDHGSDFTSHHMEQVAIDLKINLMFSKVGVPRGRGKIERFFQTVNQTFLEQLPGYINNNDTSSDLIDFQNFEEKLRYFLIEDYNQKEHSAIQSTPINRWNSNHFFPNMPSSLEQLDLLLLEIPKSRKIHSDGIHFQGFRYSNTNLTAYVGEYVLIRYNPNDMAEIRVFYRDEFLCTAISPDLADYSIDIKEIQHARSQRRKHLKQNIASPSTTDLIKEEKSYGYSPQETTKNVKKLKRYRND
- the blaI gene encoding penicillinase repressor BlaI, which translates into the protein MANKQVEISMAEWDVMNIIWGKKSVSANEIVVEIQKYKEVSDKTIRTLITRLYKKEIIKRYKSENIYFYSSNIKEDDIKMKTAKTFLNKLYGGDMKSLVLNFAKNEELNNKEIEELRDILNDISKK
- a CDS encoding type I toxin-antitoxin system Fst family toxin; translation: MLDNFVHITTTAASGCIVALFAHWLRNRNDKKK
- the blaR1 gene encoding beta-lactam sensor/signal transducer BlaR1 — its product is MAKLLIMSIVSFCFIFLLLLFFRYILKRYFNYMLNYKVWYLTLLAGLIPFIPIKFSLFKFNNVNNQAPTVESKSHDLNHNINTTKPIQEFATDIHKFNWDSIDNICTVIWIVLVIILSFKFLKALLYLKYLKKQSLYLNENEKNKIDTILFNHQYKKNIVIRKAETIQSPITFWYGKYIILIPSSYFKSVIDKRLKYIILHEYAHAKNRDTLHLIIFNIFSIIMSYNPLVHIVKRKIIHDNEVEADRFVLNNINKNEFKTYAESIMDSVLNVPFFNKNILSHSFNGKKSLLKRRLINIKEANLKKQSKLILIFICIFTFLLMVIQSQFLMGQSITDYNYKKPLHNDYQILDKSKIFGSNSGSFVMYSMKKDKYYIYNEKESRKRYSPNSTYKIYLAMFGLDRHIINDENSRMSWNHKHYPFDAWNKEQDLNTAMQNSVNWYFERISDQIPKNYTATQLKQLNYGNKNLGSYKSYWMEDSLKISNLEQVIVFKNMMEQNNHFSKKAKNQLSSSLLIKKNEKYELYGKTGTGIVNGKYNNGWFVGYVITNHDKYYFATHLSDGKPSGKNAELISEKILKEMGVLNGQ